Proteins encoded together in one Felis catus isolate Fca126 chromosome B3, F.catus_Fca126_mat1.0, whole genome shotgun sequence window:
- the LOC111560949 gene encoding olfactory receptor 11H12-like produces the protein MNVSEPYSSFASVREFILLGFSCEWKIQILLFSLFTTMYALTVTGNGAIVCALWCEWRLHIPMYRFLGNFSFLEIWYVSSTVPKMLVNFLSDKKTISFAGCFLQFYFFFSLGTSECFLLTVMAFDRYLAICRPLHYPNIMTGHFCTKLVIICWVCGFLWFVIPIVFISQMPFCGPNIIDHVVCDPGPLFALACASAPTTQQLCYTLSSLVIFGNFLFILGSYTLVLLAVLRMPSATGRHKAFSTCGSHLAVVSLFYGSLMVMYVSPRLRHSAGIQKVATLFYAMVTPLFNPLIYSLRNKEIKAALRKVLGHLNIIQDTLDDPSIIRSV, from the coding sequence ATGAATGTCTCTGAGCCATATTCCAGCTTTGCTTCTGTAAGAGAATTTATACTCTTAGGTTTTTCCTGTGAGTGGAAAATTCAGATCCTCCTATTTTCACTCTTTACTACAATGTATGCTTTGACTGTAACAGGGAACGGGGCCATTGTCTGTGCTCTGTGGTGTGAATGGAGACTCCACATCCCCATGTACAGATTCCTGGGGAATTTCTCCTTTCTAGAGATCTGGTATGTCTCTTCTACAGTCCCCAAGATGTTGGTCAACTTCCTCTCAGATAAAAAGACCATCTCATTTGCTGGATGTTTcctccaattttatttctttttctctttgggaaCATCTGAATGTTTCCTCTTGACCGTCATGGCCTTTGATCGGTACCTTGCTATCTGCCGTCCCTTGCACTACCCTAATATCATGACTGGGCATTTCTGTACCAAACTGGTCATTATCTGCTGGGTTTGTGGATTTCTGTGGTTCGTGATCCCCATTGTATTCATCTCTCAGATGCCCTTCTGTGGTCCGAACATTATTGACCATGTTGTGTGTGACCCAGGGCCACTGTTTGCATTGGCATGTGCCTCTGCCCCAACAACCCAACAGCTTTGCTACACTCTAAGCTCGTTAGTTATCTTTGGTAACTTCCTCTTCATCCTTGGATCCTATACGCTTGTCTTATTAGCTGTGTTGCGTATGCCTTCTGCCACTGGGAGACATAAGGCCTTCTCTACCTGTGGGTCTCATTTGGCTGTGGTATCACTCTTCTATGGCTCCTTGATGGTCATGTATGTGAGCCCTAGACTCAGACATTCTGCTGGTATACAGAAAGTTGCAACTTTGTTCTATGCTATGGTAACCCCACTCTTCAACCCCCTCATCTATAGCCTCCGGAATAAGGAGATAAAGGCAGCCCTGAGGAAAGTTCTGGGGCATCTCAACATAATCCAAGATACACTTGATGATCCCTCCATTATCAGGTCAGTATAG
- the LOC111560951 gene encoding olfactory receptor 11H6-like, translating into MKIPAENNHSDPVSEFILLGFPCTWEVQILLFSIFFVIYVLTLMGNLCIICAVWWNDHLHTPMYILLANFSFLEIWYVTSTVPNMLANFLSETNSISFYGCFIQFYFFFSMGTTETFFLSAMAFDRYLAICRPLHYPAVMTVQRCIRIGAGCWVCGFSCFLLPVYLISQLPFCGPNTIDHFLCDPGPLMNLSCVAAPATEIICAIFNSVLIFSTFLFITSSYTLVIRAVLRVPSAEGRHKAFSTCGSHLAVVSLFYGSIMVMYVSPTAGNPAGIQKIVTLFYSVMTPLFNPLIYSLRNKEMKQALTKLFRIMRPGQRQPLKN; encoded by the coding sequence ATGAAAATCCCAGCTGAAAACAACCACTCTGACCCTGTCAGTGAATTCATTCTTCTTGGCTTCCCTTGCACCTGGGAGGTCCAGATCCTCCTCTTCTCAATCTTCTTTGTGATCTATGTCCTGACATTAATGGGAAATCTGTGTATCATCTGTGCAGTGTGGTGGAATGACCATCTCCACACTCCCATGTACATCCTACTGGCCAATTTTTCCTTCCTGGAGATCTGGTATGTCACTTCTACTGTCCCTAATATGCTGGCCAACTTTCTCTCTGAAACCAATTCCATCTCCTTCTATGGCTGCTTCATCCAGTTCTACTTCTTCTTCTCCATGGGCACCACTGAGACCTTCTTCTTGTCTGCCATGGCCTTTGACAGGTACCTTGCTATCTGCAGGCCCCTGCATTACCCCGCAGTCATGACAGTTCAGCGCTGCATCAGAATAggagctgggtgctgggtgtgtggcttctcttgttttctcctcCCAGTTTACCTGATCTCCCAGCTTCCTTTTTGTGGTCCCAATACAATTGATCATTTTTTATGTGATCCAGGACCCCTTATGAATCTGTCTTGTGTGGCAGCTCCTGCCACTGAGATCATCTGTGCCATCTTTAACTCAGTCCTCATTTTCTCCACCTTCCTCTTCATTACCAGCTCCTACACCTTGGTGATCAGAGCTGTGCTGAGGGTCCCCTCAGCAGAAGGTCGGCATAAGGCCTTCTCCACGTGTGGCTCCCATCTGGCTGTGGTGTCCCTGTTCTATGGCTCCATCATGGTGATGTATGTGAGTCCAACAGCAGGCAATCCAGCAGGGATTCAGAAAattgtgactttattttattctgtgatgACTCCACTTTTCAATCCCTTGATCTATAGCCTCCGGAATAAGGAGATGAAGCAGGCCCTGACAAAACTATTTAGGATTATGAGACCTGGTCAAAGACAGCCTCTCAAGAACTAG
- the LOC111560952 gene encoding olfactory receptor 11G2-like, with protein sequence MNVSSTETTNSVSHFILVGFPSSPEMQLLYFGLFSVVYTLTLMGNAAIVCAVWWERRLHTPMYILLGNFSLLEICYVTTTVPNMLANFLSSSKSISFVSCFAQFYFFFSLGCDEGFFLCIMAFDRYLAICRPLHYPRIMTKQLYTGLAIFGWSCGFVLFLTPVVLISQLPYCGPNTINHFMCDPVPLMMLSCSEDTTTQFIYSTFNAIFMIGTFLFVLCSYALVIVSVLRMPSAAGKHKAFSTCASHLAVVILFFGSVMVMYVSPGSGRPVKMQKIVTLLYSVITPLCNPLIYSLRNKEMKTALRKIFGTAHGIHKM encoded by the coding sequence ATGAATGTGTCCAGCACAGAAACCACCAACTCCGTTAGCCACTTTATCCTCGTGGGCTTTCCCTCAAGCCCAGAAATGCAGCTCCTCTACTTCGGGCTCTTCTCAGTAGTCTACACGCTGACTCTCATGGGGAACGCAGCCATTGTCTGTGCAGTGTGGTGGGAACGGCGTCTTCACACGCCCATGTACATCCTCTTGGGGAATTTCTCTCTCCTGGAAATATGTTATGTCACCACAACTGTCCCTAACATGTTGGCCAATTTCCTGTCCTCAAGCAAGTCCATTTCCTTTGTGAGCTGTTTTGCacagttctatttcttcttctctctgggGTGTGATGAGGGCTTCTTCCTCTGCATCATGGCCTTTGACAGGTACCTTGCCATCTGTCGTCCTCTGCATTACCCACGCATTATGACGAAACAGCTGTACACTGGCCTTGCCATCTTTGGCTGGTCGTGCGGGTTCGTCCTCTTCCTAACCCCAGTTGTTCTCATTTCACAGTTACCCTACTGTGGCCCAAATACCATCAACCATTTCATGTGTGATCCTGTCCCATTGATGATGCTGTCCTGTTCTGAAGACACCACAACACAGTTCATTTACTCTACTTTCAATGCTATTTTTATGATTGGaacctttctctttgttctttgttcctatgCTCTGGTGATTGTGTCTGTGCTAAGGATGCCCTCAGCAGCAGGCAAACACAAGGCTTTCTCCACTTGTGCTTCTCATCTGGCAGTGGTGATCCTGTTTTTTGGCTCTGTTATGGTGATGTATGTTAGTCCTGGATCAGGACGCCCAGTGAAAATGCAGAAAATTGTGACCTTACTTTATTCTGTGATAACACCCCTCTGTAATCCTCTAATCTATAGCCTTAGGAACAAGGAAATGAAGACTGCTCTGAGGAAAATCTTTGGCACTGCGCATGGTATtcataaaatgtaa